Proteins encoded in a region of the Flavobacterium sp. PMTSA4 genome:
- the mtgA gene encoding monofunctional biosynthetic peptidoglycan transglycosylase, with the protein MATKKNKPKTASNRTFFQKLRRFIWKAMLWFFGLSILSVIIFKWVPVPITPLMVTRVIESKFDDSETIFSHDWEPLENISPNLQKAVIASEDGNFLKHSGFDFEAMQKAYKNNKKGKRIKGGSTISQQTAKNVFLWQGRSYLRKGLEAYFTVLIELIWGKERIMEVYLNSIEMGNGVYGAQEAARHWYSTTAKDLTPQQAAGIAAILPNPRKFKASNSSSYINRRKGKIQRVMRQIGKIEY; encoded by the coding sequence ATGGCAACAAAAAAAAATAAACCAAAAACCGCATCCAACAGGACTTTTTTTCAAAAGCTAAGAAGGTTCATTTGGAAAGCCATGCTTTGGTTTTTTGGACTTTCAATTCTATCGGTTATTATTTTTAAATGGGTTCCGGTGCCTATTACACCATTGATGGTTACCAGAGTTATTGAAAGTAAGTTTGATGATTCGGAAACGATTTTTAGTCACGATTGGGAACCTTTAGAGAATATTTCGCCTAATCTTCAAAAAGCAGTAATTGCCAGTGAAGACGGAAACTTTTTGAAACATAGTGGTTTTGACTTTGAAGCCATGCAAAAAGCGTATAAAAACAATAAAAAAGGGAAACGCATTAAAGGCGGAAGTACCATTTCGCAACAAACGGCTAAAAATGTATTCTTGTGGCAAGGCAGAAGTTATTTGCGTAAAGGATTGGAAGCTTATTTTACGGTTTTGATTGAACTTATTTGGGGAAAGGAACGCATCATGGAAGTTTATCTGAATAGTATTGAAATGGGTAATGGGGTTTATGGTGCACAGGAAGCAGCCAGACATTGGTATAGCACAACCGCCAAAGATTTAACACCACAACAAGCAGCTGGAATTGCGGCTATATTGCCAAATCCGAGGAAATTTAAAGCCTCCAATTCATCTTCTTATATCAATAGGCGAAAAGGAAAAATACAACGCGTAATGCGTCAAATTGGAAAAATAGAATATTAA
- a CDS encoding TonB-dependent receptor, whose product MKFIYLFFIVGCTMMINAQNKISGIVTDSNNNPIPSATVSLPEIHKETSTDKDGKFTLNNIPQGTFKLLVSFMGYETQTQTISLSGNEIQLSIVLNEAITHMDEVIVSNVFKRLQSQNVMKVELESIKSLQQKGTATLIEGLATIPGVSQVSTGTSIGKPVIRGLSGNRVLVYSQGVRMENQQFGEEHGLGLNDSGVESVEVIKGPASLLYGSDALGGVLYFNPEKFANPNDFKADVSQRFFSNTLGSNTSLGLKTSTDKWKFLVRGNYNTHSDYQIPDGDRVTNTRFNEKDLKAGIGYNNASFATVFRYNFNQLDLGIPEDGIAEQSTSKKTNFPSQGVDSHILSLHNNVFFKNSKLDIDLGYIYNDRKEFEDSFTPILHMKLKTFNYTVNYHLPKKGKFETIIGAQGMNQTNTNFGEELLIPDATTNDFGIYATSLYEWGKNVLQAGIRYDNRKVASENHGTIGNEGYFEAIDKSFDSFNASLGYKTNFSENLTMRLNLASGFRAPNLAELTSNGVHEGSNRYEIGNSNLDNEQNFQTDLNLEYKSTHFEWFVNGFYNHIANYIFISPSGTQVDGYDVYNYEQSNAALFGGEVGVHFHPHPIDWLHLTSSFETVTGRKDNGDDLPLIPANRWNNTFKAEFEQGNWLKDGFATLNIVYTLAQNNFSEFETKTNDYTLVNLGLGGEITINKSKFNVNLNANNLLNKTYVSHLSRLKTDGIPNIGRNIMLGINFKI is encoded by the coding sequence ATGAAATTCATATATCTATTCTTCATAGTAGGTTGTACTATGATGATAAACGCACAGAATAAAATCTCAGGAATCGTAACCGATTCCAATAACAATCCCATTCCAAGCGCTACGGTTTCTTTACCCGAAATTCACAAAGAAACCAGCACCGACAAAGACGGAAAATTTACGCTAAACAACATACCACAAGGAACTTTCAAACTCTTAGTGTCGTTTATGGGTTATGAAACCCAAACGCAAACCATTTCTTTATCGGGTAACGAAATTCAACTTTCTATTGTATTAAACGAAGCCATCACACACATGGATGAAGTAATTGTTTCCAATGTATTCAAGCGTTTGCAATCGCAAAACGTAATGAAGGTAGAACTGGAAAGTATCAAATCATTGCAACAAAAAGGAACCGCAACATTAATAGAAGGTTTGGCAACCATTCCTGGTGTTTCGCAAGTTTCTACTGGAACTTCTATTGGAAAACCCGTTATTCGTGGTTTGAGCGGCAACCGCGTATTGGTCTATTCACAAGGCGTTCGAATGGAAAACCAACAATTTGGCGAAGAACATGGCTTGGGACTTAATGATTCTGGTGTCGAAAGTGTAGAAGTCATCAAAGGTCCGGCTTCGTTGCTCTATGGTTCCGATGCTTTGGGTGGCGTTTTATATTTCAATCCCGAAAAATTTGCCAATCCAAATGATTTTAAAGCCGATGTTAGCCAACGTTTCTTTTCAAATACTTTGGGAAGCAATACGTCACTTGGCTTAAAAACTTCAACAGACAAATGGAAGTTTTTGGTTCGTGGAAACTACAACACGCATTCCGATTATCAAATTCCCGATGGCGACCGAGTAACCAACACCCGTTTTAACGAAAAAGATTTAAAAGCTGGCATTGGATACAACAACGCAAGTTTTGCAACCGTATTCCGCTATAACTTCAACCAATTGGATTTAGGAATTCCCGAAGATGGCATTGCAGAGCAATCTACCAGCAAGAAAACAAACTTTCCTAGCCAAGGTGTTGACAGTCATATTTTGAGTTTACACAACAATGTGTTTTTCAAAAACTCAAAACTCGATATTGATTTGGGATACATCTACAACGACAGAAAAGAATTTGAAGACAGTTTCACGCCAATCTTGCACATGAAACTGAAAACGTTCAATTACACCGTGAATTATCATTTGCCTAAAAAAGGAAAGTTTGAAACCATTATTGGTGCGCAAGGTATGAACCAAACCAACACTAATTTTGGCGAAGAATTATTAATTCCTGATGCCACAACCAATGATTTTGGAATATATGCAACATCACTTTACGAATGGGGCAAAAACGTGCTGCAAGCCGGAATCCGTTACGACAACCGAAAAGTTGCTTCTGAAAATCATGGAACAATAGGCAACGAAGGCTATTTTGAAGCTATCGATAAATCGTTTGACAGTTTCAATGCTTCGTTAGGATATAAAACCAACTTTTCTGAAAACCTGACTATGCGATTAAATCTGGCTAGTGGTTTCAGAGCACCAAACTTGGCTGAATTAACTTCCAACGGCGTTCACGAAGGCAGTAATCGCTACGAAATTGGAAACAGCAATCTGGACAACGAACAAAACTTCCAAACCGATTTGAATCTAGAATACAAAAGCACGCACTTTGAGTGGTTCGTAAACGGTTTTTACAATCATATCGCCAATTATATTTTCATTTCTCCAAGCGGAACTCAAGTTGATGGTTATGATGTGTATAATTACGAGCAAAGCAATGCAGCATTGTTTGGTGGCGAAGTTGGCGTTCACTTTCATCCACATCCAATAGATTGGTTGCACTTAACCAGCAGCTTTGAAACGGTAACCGGCAGAAAAGACAACGGCGATGATTTACCACTTATTCCTGCCAACAGATGGAACAATACTTTTAAAGCAGAATTCGAACAAGGAAATTGGTTAAAAGATGGTTTTGCAACCTTAAATATTGTTTACACTTTAGCACAAAACAATTTCAGTGAATTTGAAACCAAAACCAACGATTACACTTTAGTGAACCTAGGACTTGGCGGAGAAATTACGATTAACAAAAGTAAATTCAATGTAAACCTAAACGCTAATAATCTTTTAAACAAAACCTATGTTTCGCATCTGTCACGATTAAAAACAGATGGTATTCCCAACATAGGAAGAAATATAATGCTGGGCATTAACTTCAAAATCTAA
- a CDS encoding TIGR00266 family protein has translation MRAHEIDYQIYGEEMQYVEIELDPQEIVVAESGSFMMMEDGIQMQTIFGDGSQEQQGIFGKLLSAGKRVLTGESLFMTAYINQQYGKKKVYFASPYPGKIVPIDLTKYGGKFICQKDAFLCAAKGVAVGIEFSKKLGRGLFGGEGFIMQKLEGDGMAFVHSGGTLARKELVAGEVLKVDTGCIVGFTKDVDYDIEFIGGIKNSIFGGEGLFFATLRGPGVVYIQSLPFSRLADRIIASAPRNGGNSREEGSLLGGLGRMIDGDNRF, from the coding sequence ATGAGAGCACACGAAATAGACTATCAAATTTATGGGGAAGAAATGCAATATGTAGAAATAGAATTGGATCCTCAGGAAATTGTAGTTGCCGAATCTGGGAGTTTTATGATGATGGAAGATGGGATTCAAATGCAAACCATTTTTGGCGATGGTTCACAAGAACAACAAGGTATTTTTGGAAAACTTCTTTCGGCTGGGAAAAGAGTTTTAACAGGCGAAAGTCTTTTTATGACAGCTTACATCAATCAACAATATGGGAAAAAGAAAGTATATTTTGCCTCGCCTTATCCGGGTAAAATTGTGCCTATTGATTTGACAAAGTATGGTGGAAAGTTTATCTGCCAGAAAGATGCTTTTCTTTGCGCGGCCAAAGGCGTTGCGGTTGGAATTGAATTTTCTAAAAAGCTTGGTAGAGGACTTTTTGGCGGCGAAGGTTTCATCATGCAAAAACTGGAAGGCGACGGAATGGCTTTTGTGCATAGTGGTGGAACGTTAGCCCGAAAAGAATTAGTAGCTGGTGAAGTACTGAAAGTGGATACGGGTTGTATTGTTGGCTTTACTAAAGATGTTGATTATGACATAGAATTTATTGGAGGAATCAAGAACTCTATTTTTGGTGGTGAAGGTTTGTTTTTTGCCACACTTCGCGGACCAGGAGTAGTTTATATACAATCGTTGCCATTCAGTCGATTGGCGGATAGAATCATTGCTTCGGCACCAAGGAATGGAGGTAATAGCCGAGAAGAAGGAAGTCTTTTGGGTGGATTGGGAAGAATGATTGACGGTGATAATCGTTTTTAA
- a CDS encoding NAD(P)/FAD-dependent oxidoreductase, with amino-acid sequence MNLSYWELKTWFDKVDFTIVGSGIVGLHCALALREKHPNSKILVLEKGMLPQGASTKNAGFACFGSISEIIDDLKNHSEEEVIQLIQKRWNGLQLLRKNLDDEAIDFKPFGGYELFLNEDESTYTECLQKLPFINDVLNPLFKNEVFTKEIDRFNFKGIQEYVVFNPYEAQIDTGKMMQALLQKAISNGILILNQAVVNSYNETSAGVEVSFNDFNFTTKKLLFTTNGFAQQLTSNQVKPARAQVLITEPIPNLDIKGTFHLDKGYYYFRNIDDRILLGGGRNLDFEGETTTELGQTEKIQNRLEELLKEVILPDTEFKIAHRWSGIMGIGSSKKPIVEQLSEHVYCGVRLGGMGVAIGSLIGQELAELV; translated from the coding sequence ATGAATTTAAGTTATTGGGAACTAAAAACTTGGTTTGATAAAGTTGACTTTACTATAGTTGGAAGCGGAATAGTGGGATTGCATTGTGCGTTAGCTTTGCGAGAGAAGCATCCGAACAGTAAAATTTTGGTACTTGAAAAAGGAATGCTGCCTCAAGGCGCGAGTACTAAAAATGCTGGTTTTGCTTGTTTTGGAAGTATTTCTGAAATTATAGATGATTTAAAGAATCATAGTGAGGAAGAAGTGATTCAACTAATTCAAAAGCGGTGGAATGGTTTGCAGTTGCTGAGAAAAAACCTTGATGATGAAGCTATAGACTTTAAACCTTTTGGTGGATATGAATTGTTTTTGAATGAAGATGAAAGCACCTATACGGAATGTTTGCAAAAATTACCTTTTATAAATGACGTTTTAAATCCGTTGTTCAAAAACGAAGTGTTCACTAAAGAAATTGATCGATTTAATTTTAAAGGAATTCAGGAATATGTTGTTTTTAATCCTTATGAAGCGCAAATTGATACGGGTAAAATGATGCAAGCTTTGCTTCAAAAAGCAATTTCAAATGGTATTTTAATTCTGAATCAAGCGGTTGTTAACTCTTATAATGAAACAAGTGCTGGAGTTGAAGTTTCTTTTAATGATTTTAACTTCACCACCAAAAAACTATTATTTACGACTAATGGTTTTGCTCAACAGTTGACAAGCAATCAAGTGAAACCTGCCAGAGCTCAAGTGTTGATTACCGAACCCATTCCGAATCTTGATATCAAAGGAACTTTCCATTTGGATAAAGGCTATTATTATTTCAGAAATATTGATGACCGAATTCTACTTGGCGGTGGACGAAACCTGGATTTTGAAGGCGAAACCACCACGGAATTAGGTCAAACAGAAAAAATCCAAAATCGTTTGGAAGAATTGTTAAAAGAAGTAATTTTACCCGATACCGAATTTAAGATTGCACATCGATGGAGTGGTATTATGGGAATAGGTTCGAGTAAAAAACCAATTGTTGAACAACTTTCAGAACATGTTTATTGTGGTGTTCGCCTCGGTGGAATGGGAGTTGCAATTGGGAGTTTAATAGGTCAGGAATTAGCAGAATTAGTATAA
- a CDS encoding DoxX family membrane protein, translated as MNSMFTKIVRIALGLMLLVFGANKFFQFYKLPLPESDVAQNLIANLEATEYFFLALGIIEIIFGILLLIKKWVPFVLIALFPIAMNILLFHILFSTTNMAFAILVAILDGILIYKYWEKYKPLFE; from the coding sequence ATGAATTCAATGTTTACTAAAATAGTTAGGATTGCATTAGGATTAATGCTTCTTGTGTTTGGAGCAAATAAATTTTTTCAATTTTATAAATTACCGCTACCTGAAAGTGATGTTGCTCAAAATTTGATTGCTAATTTGGAAGCAACAGAATATTTTTTTCTAGCGCTAGGTATAATTGAAATCATTTTTGGAATTTTATTATTGATTAAAAAATGGGTTCCTTTTGTATTGATAGCATTATTCCCAATAGCGATGAACATTCTTTTATTCCATATTTTATTTTCTACAACAAATATGGCATTTGCCATTTTAGTAGCTATTTTAGATGGAATTCTTATTTATAAATACTGGGAAAAATACAAACCTCTATTTGAATAA